One Patescibacteria group bacterium DNA segment encodes these proteins:
- a CDS encoding TraR/DksA family transcriptional regulator, whose protein sequence is MSDHYSPEFISAQREALLKEKERLEREIKDVAFFDESQGRYVPKYEETSPGETESTDEASDETTTFGENTAMADSLIKSLNEVLSALKDIEANKYGYCENCGEYISEDRLQAYPAAKTCIKCE, encoded by the coding sequence ATGAGCGATCACTATAGTCCAGAATTTATTAGTGCCCAGCGCGAAGCGCTATTGAAAGAAAAGGAACGGCTGGAACGGGAAATTAAAGATGTCGCTTTTTTTGATGAGAGCCAAGGCCGGTATGTGCCCAAGTACGAAGAAACTAGTCCGGGGGAAACTGAGTCTACCGATGAAGCTAGCGACGAAACTACTACCTTTGGCGAGAATACGGCAATGGCCGACAGTCTGATCAAATCTCTCAATGAAGTTTTGAGTGCTCTCAAAGATATCGAGGCCAACAAATACGGTTATTGCGAGAATTGCGGTGAATATATTTCCGAAGACCGCCTCCAGGCCTATCCGGCAGCCAAAACCTGCATTAAGTGCGAATAA
- a CDS encoding signal peptidase II, producing the protein MREWIIRLIVALITTVLLVSLDQWTKALAGLIKFWNGGGLRLVWYENPGIAFSINLPMPLAGILMAILLLVLLGLWLRARGKINGYQLGLLLAIGGGASNLWDKIQLGFVRDFISLWWLPIFNLADVCIFIGVIMIILGVIYGERHQKI; encoded by the coding sequence ATGCGAGAATGGATTATTAGATTGATTGTGGCACTGATCACCACAGTTTTACTGGTGAGTTTAGATCAGTGGACTAAAGCTTTAGCTGGTCTAATAAAGTTTTGGAACGGAGGAGGATTAAGACTAGTCTGGTATGAGAATCCTGGCATTGCTTTTAGTATTAATTTGCCTATGCCACTGGCAGGCATACTGATGGCCATATTATTATTAGTATTATTAGGACTATGGCTGCGGGCCCGCGGAAAAATAAACGGTTATCAATTAGGATTATTGCTGGCCATCGGCGGGGGGGCGAGTAATCTGTGGGATAAGATTCAGTTAGGATTTGTGAGGGATTTTATTTCTCTTTGGTGGCTGCCCATTTTTAATTTAGCGGATGTTTGTATTTTTATTGGAGTAATCATGATTATTTTGGGAGTTATTTATGGCGAACGACATCAAAAAATTTAG
- a CDS encoding RluA family pseudouridine synthase, producing the protein MANDIKKFRFTVKSGAGERLDTWLSQKIPQYSRNFLAKEIKAGRVWLGGRSAQVKSVVKAGQSVVAELQLPRTEIMPEKIDLDIIYQDKDLVVVNKPAGLVVHPAGKHLTGTLANALKHRFDTFYLVHRLDKDTSGVLLVALNQVTKNWLTKLFEKRQIKKTYLALLTGKITPQEAYLDLPIKRGQSGRFEALAGGRAAKSHYRVKEYLPGFSLVEVFPETGRTHQIRVHFQALRHPVAGDTMYGRGERGLNRQFLHAHKIEFNDSHGQLRSYTAPLPKDLSNFLKNLSR; encoded by the coding sequence ATGGCGAACGACATCAAAAAATTTAGATTTACGGTTAAATCTGGAGCCGGCGAACGTTTAGATACTTGGTTATCACAAAAAATTCCGCAGTACTCCCGGAATTTCTTAGCCAAAGAGATTAAGGCCGGCCGGGTCTGGTTAGGAGGCCGTTCCGCTCAAGTCAAAAGTGTAGTCAAAGCCGGACAGAGCGTCGTGGCCGAATTGCAACTCCCGCGCACCGAGATTATGCCGGAGAAAATCGACCTAGACATCATCTACCAGGATAAAGATCTGGTAGTAGTTAATAAACCAGCCGGACTGGTAGTGCACCCGGCCGGCAAGCATCTGACTGGAACGTTGGCTAATGCCCTGAAACACCGATTTGATACTTTTTATTTAGTACATCGATTAGATAAAGACACTTCCGGAGTGTTATTAGTGGCTCTAAATCAAGTTACCAAAAATTGGCTGACTAAACTATTCGAAAAACGCCAAATTAAAAAAACTTATTTGGCACTGCTAACTGGTAAAATCACTCCCCAGGAAGCTTATCTGGATTTGCCGATCAAGCGCGGGCAGTCTGGCAGATTCGAAGCGTTGGCGGGGGGGCGGGCAGCCAAAAGCCATTATCGAGTAAAAGAATATCTGCCCGGATTCAGTTTGGTAGAAGTATTTCCGGAAACTGGGCGGACCCATCAGATCCGGGTACATTTTCAGGCCCTCCGTCACCCTGTCGCCGGAGATACCATGTATGGGAGAGGAGAGCGGGGGTTGAATCGGCAATTTTTACACGCTCATAAAATTGAATTTAACGACTCTCATGGGCAACTCAGGTCTTATACCGCCCCTTTACCCAAGGACCTAAGTAATTTCTTAAAAAACTTGTCTCGTTAG